In Synechococcales cyanobacterium T60_A2020_003, the following proteins share a genomic window:
- a CDS encoding ABC transporter ATP-binding protein, translating into MTQSPAIALTDVSKVYANRTVALSGVNLAIARSQFVSLVGPSGCGKSTILKLISGLSRISSGHINWDDADLKEHLAFVFQDAALMPWATVWDNVGLPLKLAGLSYRQARPAIAHGLKLVDLEGFERAYPRQLSGGMKMRVSIARALVTEPSFLLMDEPFGALDELTRSRLNSDLLHLWENQQWTVLFVTHNIYEAVYLSQRVVVMASHPGRVVADIPIDAPYPRTAEFRMSPDFMEYCRAVSTALAEAMA; encoded by the coding sequence ATGACACAAAGCCCAGCGATCGCCCTCACCGATGTTAGTAAGGTCTATGCCAACAGAACCGTAGCTCTGAGTGGAGTCAATTTGGCGATCGCCCGTTCCCAGTTTGTCAGCCTTGTGGGGCCATCAGGGTGCGGCAAAAGCACAATTCTCAAACTGATTTCCGGGTTAAGCCGCATTTCATCGGGGCACATTAATTGGGACGACGCTGATCTAAAAGAGCATCTGGCCTTCGTGTTTCAGGATGCCGCGTTGATGCCGTGGGCGACGGTTTGGGATAACGTTGGGCTACCGCTGAAGCTCGCAGGCTTATCCTACCGTCAGGCACGTCCGGCGATCGCCCACGGTCTGAAACTGGTCGATCTCGAAGGCTTTGAGCGAGCCTATCCCCGCCAGCTTTCGGGAGGCATGAAAATGCGGGTATCCATTGCCAGAGCCTTGGTCACTGAACCCTCCTTCCTACTCATGGATGAACCCTTTGGAGCCTTAGATGAACTCACCCGCAGTCGCCTCAATAGCGATCTCCTCCATCTGTGGGAAAACCAACAGTGGACGGTTTTGTTTGTAACGCACAATATTTATGAAGCCGTCTATCTGTCGCAGCGGGTTGTGGTGATGGCCTCTCATCCTGGGCGGGTTGTTGCCGATATTCCCATCGATGCTCCTTACCCTCGCACCGCTGAATTTCGCATGTCGCCAGACTTTATGGAGTATTGCCGTGCGGTGTCTACGGCGTTGGCAGAGGCGATGGCGTAA
- a CDS encoding ABC transporter substrate-binding protein translates to MANLQFYRAFSNDLSRRRFLKYGAIALGTGALAACGQQASTSDTSTSDTSGELTKLTYGTNWYAQAEHGGFYQAVATGIYADHGLEVTIRMGGSQVNGTQLLMGGAVDFFMGYGSDAINAIVEGIPKVTVASMFQKDPQILIAHPGQEIETLADLKGRRIFISSAANFTYWPFLRAKFGFTDDQKTVYNFDPRPFLEDPTSAQQGYLTSEPLSIKREGGFDPVVFLLADYGYSPYSTTIETKRELVESNPDLVQRFVDASIKGWYSYLDDPAPANELIKRDNPEMSDEQLAYSLEKLKEYGILISGDAETLGIGAMTDERWKTFFDSLVDAGVLDASVDYKQAYTLQFVNKGVDTYTG, encoded by the coding sequence GTGGCAAATTTACAGTTCTATCGGGCATTTAGCAACGATCTCAGTCGGCGACGCTTTTTGAAATACGGGGCGATCGCCCTTGGTACAGGAGCGTTGGCCGCTTGCGGTCAACAGGCATCGACTTCAGACACAAGCACCTCGGATACCAGTGGCGAATTAACCAAACTTACCTACGGCACCAACTGGTATGCCCAGGCGGAGCATGGCGGCTTTTATCAAGCGGTGGCTACGGGGATTTATGCCGATCATGGTTTAGAGGTCACGATTCGCATGGGTGGCTCCCAGGTGAATGGAACGCAGCTTCTCATGGGAGGTGCCGTCGATTTCTTTATGGGCTACGGGTCTGATGCGATTAACGCCATCGTCGAAGGCATTCCCAAAGTCACCGTTGCGTCTATGTTCCAAAAAGATCCCCAAATTCTGATTGCCCATCCTGGACAAGAAATCGAAACGCTGGCAGATCTGAAGGGACGCCGAATATTTATTTCCTCGGCTGCTAATTTTACCTACTGGCCGTTCCTAAGGGCTAAGTTTGGCTTCACCGATGATCAAAAAACCGTCTATAATTTCGACCCTCGCCCCTTTTTAGAAGATCCAACCTCCGCACAACAGGGCTACCTGACCTCAGAACCTCTATCGATTAAGCGAGAAGGAGGCTTTGACCCCGTCGTGTTTCTGTTGGCGGATTATGGCTACAGCCCCTACTCCACCACGATTGAAACCAAACGGGAACTCGTGGAATCGAACCCCGATCTGGTGCAGCGATTTGTAGATGCCTCGATTAAAGGCTGGTATAGCTACCTAGACGATCCAGCCCCCGCCAATGAGTTAATCAAACGCGACAATCCCGAAATGTCCGATGAGCAGTTGGCCTATAGCCTGGAAAAGCTGAAGGAGTACGGCATTCTGATCTCCGGTGATGCCGAAACTCTGGGCATTGGAGCCATGACTGATGAGCGCTGGAAGACCTTCTTTGACTCGCTGGTAGACGCAGGCGTATTGGATGCATCCGTTGATTACAAGCAGGCTTATACCTTACAGTTTGTAAACAAAGGGGTTGACACCTATACCGGGTGA